A window of Paenibacillus phoenicis genomic DNA:
CTCCGTCCGGATCAGATTCTCCCAGCGCGACAGCCCATCCATGAACTTCTCGTGCGCATGCTCGGCCAAGGCTGACTTCATTTGCTTCACATAAACCTCCGCTTGCTCCAAGGCCACCTCGCTTCGCTCCTTCTGGTGGCTGTAATAGAAAATCGAGGATTCCGGATGGTAAAAATGGTGCGACAACGCCTGCAGCGCTTGTTTGTACGCCGTGGGCACTTGCTCGAATCGGTCCACCCAATCGCTGATGCCCAGCACAATATCAATATTCACGAAACGCTTGAGCGTGGAACTGATCCGTTGCACGATGTCGTTGACGCGCGTCAGCGAAGCGAGCAGACTCTTCAGTTCGCTGTTGCTGATCAGGAGGGCGGACAGCCGCTCGTTTAATGGCACGAACTCGATCTCCCGCTCCGCCGAAACCATTTCGTTCACCATATTTTGCACGGTATTCCCGAGTACGGACTGCGACGATTCGCTGTATCTTTGCAGCACCTTGTCATAGTTTTTAATTTTGAACAACACAACGTAGATGTTGCCTTCTTTTAACCGTGATTCCGAGAGCTCATGCTGGATACCGGTGCCGTACAGCAGGCCGCTGAGCAGCTGCTCCTTGTGATTTGTCGCCCTTGGGGGTTGTGAAGGAATAGGGGCGGTCCCGAGTTGCTCGCGGATGTTCTGCAGCATGCCAATCAGCTCCCGGTCATTGATGTCCGGCTTATGAAAATAATCGAGCGCCCCCAGCTTCATCGCCTCCTTCACAAACCCGAAGTCGTCAAAGCTGCTCAGGACCACCACCTTGACGGGCAGCTCCTGCTCTTTGATCCGGCGCAGCACTTCAAGCCCGTCCATTTTCGGCATTTTGATGTCCAGCAGCACGACATCCGGCTGCTCGCTGGCGATCAACCGCAACGCCTCAGCTCCGTCTCCAGCCTCGCCGATGATCTCCACGCCTTCGGCTTGCCAATCGATCGCCGATTTAATGCCGATTCGCACCAGCGGCTCGTCGTCTACAATCAATATTTTCATTTGCTGTCCCCTCCCCCTGCCGTTTCATTCGAAATGACTGGAACCCGAATCAGCGCCACAGTTCCCCCCTGCCTTCCGGGGGCAAGCCATAAGCCGTATCCCGGTCCAAAATGCAGACGTATCCGGCTTCGAATATTCTGAATGCCAATCGAGTTGAATCCATCTCTGGAGATTTCCTTATACCCTGGCTTGGCATGTAACCCGCCATCTTCCGGGAACCCGCGGCCGTTGTCCGCCACTTCCACGTACAGGTCGCCTTGCCGTTCATAAATGGAAATGTCCAGCTTCCCTTTATAATCAATTCCCTCAAATCCATGGAAAATCGCATTTTCCACCAGCGGCTGGATCAGGAATTTCAACGTTTTGTATTCGGTGACGCCCGGGTCAATCGAATACGTCACCTCAAACTTGTTGAAGTACCGGAAATCCAGAATTTTGGCATAGCTCTGGACAAATACGACTTCCTCAGCGATGGGAACAAAGTTCTCATCCGTCTTCATGCTGAACTTCATTACAGAAGCGAAAGCTTGCAGCGCCTCTTCAATTCCGGAAGCGCCTTGCACTTTGGCCATCCACTTGATCACATTTAAGGTATTGTATATAAAATGCGGGCGGATTTGCGATTGCAGCGCGTCCATCTCCAGCTTGCGTTTCTCTTCCTCTTTCTCGTAAATCCGCGCAATCAGACTGCGAATTTCCTGCAGCATCTGATCGATCGTACTGCTGATCACCCCAACCTCATCGCTTTGCCGCGTATCGAACCTGACATCGAGCTGGCCCTGGGCGACCAGCTTCATTTTGCGGTTCAATACGGCCAAAGGCTTCATAATTCGCGTGGCAATGCGCAGGGAGATCAGGATCGACAAGACCAGCAGCAGGAGGAGCGTACCGGCCATGATGGCCACCAACTGGTACACAATGGAGTACAGGTCGTCCTTCGCAATCAGGGTCACCGCATGCCACTCGGCCACCTGAGACGGAGAAGAGATCATATACAGCTTTTGGTTGATCCACATTCGGGTCGTACCGGTCCGGCCGGACGGCTCCTCCTGAAAGCCGCTCCCAAACACGGCGGAGGCCGCCTTGCCGATCTCTCCGCTGTTTGAGCTTCGAATAATCATCCGATCTTCATCCAGCAAATAGAAGTTGGATTTTTCCGCGAACGCTGTATTACTCCACAACGTCTTCAGCTTGTCCGCCGAGATGTTGAAGACAATAAATCCGAGCCGTTCCTTGGTATACGGATCCATAATGGCCCGGCCCGCGGATACGACCGGAAGGCGGTGCGGCGATAACAGCTCGTCGTAATGAATACCCGTCGTGACAAACTGCCCGTTCCCTTCTCGTATTTTGCGGATAAACGCCTCCTGTAAATAAGTGGTTTTGAAATATTGATAGTTGATATACTCGCGGTTGCTGCGGCCGATAATCGACTGATCATGCTCATGAAAAATAACGACCGAATCCACCAAATCAGAATATAGCATGATCCCGCTTTGAATCAATCCGTTAACCTTATCGAAGTCCCGACCGCGTTCCAGCAGCGGATAAGGGACCTGGGTATAGTCCTTCTTCATGATTTGGTACACGCTTTGCTCCTGGATGGGAAACATGGACAACCTTTGTAACGGCTGCAGAGACGTATCAATATTGGTCACGATTTGCTTGTTGTTCTCCACCGCCGCATCCAGCATCACGTTTCGGTTCTTGTCGACATAAATCCATGACACGATCCCGCCGATCAAGATGAGCGGAATGAGAATAAA
This region includes:
- a CDS encoding response regulator transcription factor, giving the protein MKILIVDDEPLVRIGIKSAIDWQAEGVEIIGEAGDGAEALRLIASEQPDVVLLDIKMPKMDGLEVLRRIKEQELPVKVVVLSSFDDFGFVKEAMKLGALDYFHKPDINDRELIGMLQNIREQLGTAPIPSQPPRATNHKEQLLSGLLYGTGIQHELSESRLKEGNIYVVLFKIKNYDKVLQRYSESSQSVLGNTVQNMVNEMVSAEREIEFVPLNERLSALLISNSELKSLLASLTRVNDIVQRISSTLKRFVNIDIVLGISDWVDRFEQVPTAYKQALQALSHHFYHPESSIFYYSHQKERSEVALEQAEVYVKQMKSALAEHAHEKFMDGLSRWENLIRTEECLDEAEVQKVYEGLLFMMDRNGSKAKTEAEEELTARGAFEDFEQMSSAYRTVFEQRLGGGTNASFKGYSQLIRNILEYIEHHYQDSLSLKLFADLFQVSPNYVSRLFKEEVGQGLFDYINELRINKAKELLKDYRYKIYEVAEKVGFSNQAHFAIVFNKYTGVSPKQYRNEEG
- a CDS encoding sensor histidine kinase; translation: MMMIFTRQKLSQLSLEKKLIAAFSVFILIPLILIGGIVSWIYVDKNRNVMLDAAVENNKQIVTNIDTSLQPLQRLSMFPIQEQSVYQIMKKDYTQVPYPLLERGRDFDKVNGLIQSGIMLYSDLVDSVVIFHEHDQSIIGRSNREYINYQYFKTTYLQEAFIRKIREGNGQFVTTGIHYDELLSPHRLPVVSAGRAIMDPYTKERLGFIVFNISADKLKTLWSNTAFAEKSNFYLLDEDRMIIRSSNSGEIGKAASAVFGSGFQEEPSGRTGTTRMWINQKLYMISSPSQVAEWHAVTLIAKDDLYSIVYQLVAIMAGTLLLLLVLSILISLRIATRIMKPLAVLNRKMKLVAQGQLDVRFDTRQSDEVGVISSTIDQMLQEIRSLIARIYEKEEEKRKLEMDALQSQIRPHFIYNTLNVIKWMAKVQGASGIEEALQAFASVMKFSMKTDENFVPIAEEVVFVQSYAKILDFRYFNKFEVTYSIDPGVTEYKTLKFLIQPLVENAIFHGFEGIDYKGKLDISIYERQGDLYVEVADNGRGFPEDGGLHAKPGYKEISRDGFNSIGIQNIRSRIRLHFGPGYGLWLAPGRQGGTVALIRVPVISNETAGGGDSK